The Pyrococcus kukulkanii genome contains a region encoding:
- a CDS encoding M48 family metallopeptidase produces MLYWIFLLQVIITVITFKKMGLFLSLGVLTWLYLMYRLSLSLKLPKDRYSKITWEDMPWLYDGIARMANRARIPMPTIYIEDSPIPTAYSFKNSIVLSAGLFEVLSEDEILAVAAHEIGHIKNGDTVLFPISRYGQYGIGVLSGAVLLFGSSFHVKLISLTTFVAYSLYLHKFLRKREFRADNVAIRIAEVPYALKNALEELKYYETMVNSKDIPLPTIQPQIDRKKDEKLNITTLLVSTHPTYEERIARIMAIVDMYRIFEFS; encoded by the coding sequence ATGCTATATTGGATATTCCTGCTTCAGGTTATTATAACTGTAATAACATTCAAAAAAATGGGGTTATTTCTGTCTCTTGGCGTCCTGACTTGGTTGTATTTGATGTATAGGTTATCCCTGAGTTTAAAACTCCCAAAAGATAGGTACTCAAAAATCACGTGGGAGGACATGCCCTGGCTTTATGATGGTATAGCAAGGATGGCTAATAGAGCCAGAATTCCCATGCCAACAATTTACATAGAAGACTCTCCAATACCAACTGCTTACTCCTTCAAGAACTCAATAGTTCTCTCGGCAGGCCTATTTGAAGTCCTAAGTGAGGACGAAATATTAGCAGTTGCAGCGCATGAGATAGGTCACATTAAGAATGGCGATACAGTACTATTCCCAATATCTAGGTATGGGCAATACGGGATAGGAGTATTATCGGGTGCAGTGTTGCTGTTTGGATCTTCATTCCATGTAAAACTAATAAGCTTGACAACGTTTGTTGCCTATTCGCTATACCTCCACAAGTTCTTAAGGAAAAGGGAGTTTAGAGCTGATAACGTTGCAATAAGAATAGCCGAGGTTCCATACGCCCTAAAAAATGCACTCGAAGAACTCAAGTACTATGAAACAATGGTAAATTCCAAGGATATTCCCCTACCAACTATACAACCTCAGATAGATAGGAAAAAAGATGAGAAGCTTAACATAACTACATTATTAGTTAGTACACATCCAACGTACGAAG
- a CDS encoding BlaI/MecI/CopY family transcriptional regulator: MEPSEFKLNQKGIKAVLPALEAEIMEYMWEVQEATAGEVYEYLKKKYPELRRSTVSILMNRLCEKNLLKRRMERGRGGIRYVYSVTTTREEFERKIVEKIIESLMANFREATYAYLSKIKK; the protein is encoded by the coding sequence ATGGAACCTAGCGAATTTAAATTAAACCAAAAAGGAATAAAGGCTGTTCTTCCCGCACTAGAAGCTGAGATTATGGAATATATGTGGGAAGTACAGGAGGCAACTGCCGGAGAAGTTTACGAGTATCTAAAGAAAAAATATCCTGAGCTAAGGAGATCTACGGTTAGTATCCTAATGAACAGGCTATGTGAAAAAAACCTATTAAAAAGGAGAATGGAGAGAGGCAGGGGAGGAATACGATATGTATATAGCGTAACAACAACAAGGGAAGAATTTGAAAGGAAAATTGTTGAGAAAATAATAGAATCGTTAATGGCAAACTTTAGGGAAGCTACATATGCATATCTCTCAAAAATTAAGAAGTAA